In Pseudodesulfovibrio sp. JC047, the genomic window ACTTATGAAACTGTTTTCATTGCTCGTCAGCCGGTTTTTCGTTCCAACGAAACGGTGTGGGGATACGAGTTACTTTTTCGTTCCAGTGCAGAAAATATCGCTTTGGTGACTGATGAAGACCGGGCAACGTCATCCGTGATCGCGGACGGTTTGGCCATGGCAACCGATGGAATGGATTCGGACAGCCGGATACTGATCAATTTCCCTGAAAAACTGCTGGTGGAAGACGGTGGTTTTTCCCTGCCAAAAGAGCGGTGTATCATCGAAATTCTCGAACACGTCAAACCGCATGAGGAAACGCTCCAGGCCGTGAAGCGGCTCAAAGACGCCGGGTATACGATCGCTGTTGACGATTACTGCGGCCAATTCCATTTGCAACCGTTTCTCGATCTGGCCGATATCATCAAGGTGGACATTCTCGAATTTGGCAGCGATTTCGAACAGATTAAAAAAATCGTTCATCGTGCTCCCGAGGGGGTGACGCTTTTGGCGGAAAAAGGTTGAAGATACTGAGACATTTCACCGATTATGTTCACTGAATTTTACACTTTTCCAGGGGTTCTTTTTCAGTCAGCCGGAAATGATCCCTGGCAAAAAATTATCCACCAATGAAATGACCCGACTGCAACTTCTGGCCGAATTGAGTCAGTCGAATGTCGAACCTGCCCGGATCGCGTCGATCATTCAGACAGACCCCAGCCTGTCGTATCGATTGTTCCGATATATCAATTCGGCGGGCACGGGATTGGTCCAAAAAGTTTCAACCCCAAAACGAGCCATCGACATGTTGGGCCTGGTCCGGACCAAACAATGGCTTCGCAGTGTCTTGCTGGCGGATCTCAATCCGACACCCAAGGCCGGAGAATTGGCGTATATGGCTGTTCATCGGGCAAAATTTTTGGAATCGGTCTGCCAACATTCTGTGCGAGAGACCAGTGAACCGGACACACTGTTCATGGTCGGCCTGTTTTCCCTGTTGGATTCGATGCTCGGATTGCCCATGGACACCATCGTGTCCATGTTGCCGCTTGAAGAACCGGTGGTTCAGGGCCTGCGGGGTGAAGGGGAAATCGCGGACCTGTTACGCTTGGCCATGAGTTATGAACGCGGAGAATGGGGCGGCATAGGCTCCCGGCTCAAACGGTTCGGACTGGAATCGCTTCAGGCGGAACTCATGTATGTTCAGGCACGAAGCTGGACCCAGAAAATGCTTGGATACAACGCGGCGGAACCGGTGGCAGCCTAACCGACGCTGCTGAAATTCGGGGTGAATTGACTTCGACTTTTTCCAAGAAATATGTTGATTTCGGCGGCGTGCCGTCCCTGTGTCGGCACAAGGAGCAAATTTTCATGGACACCAAAGCAACATATCCTATCGGCATGTTTGATTCCGGCGTGGGAGGACTGACTGTTCTCAAGGCCCTCAGACAGCGGATGCCGTGCGAAGATGTCATCTATCTGGGTGATACGGCCCGGTTGCCGTATGGCACCAAATCACCGCAGACCGTCACTCGATACGGGGTGCAATGCAGTGCCGAACTGGTCAAACGGGACATCAAGCTGTTGGTGGTCGCCTGCAATACGGCCTCAGCCATGGCCTTGACCGCCATCCGCGAAGCCTATCCCGATGTGCCGGTGATCGGCGTGGTCGAACCCGGTGCCAGAGCCGCCTGTGCGGTCACGAAAAATCAAACCATCGCGGTACTTGCCACGGAATCCACCATTGCCGGTGGCGCGTATCAACGAGCGATTCATCACCTGGTGCCCACCGCTCGGACCATGGGGCATCC contains:
- a CDS encoding HDOD domain-containing protein, with the protein product MIPGKKLSTNEMTRLQLLAELSQSNVEPARIASIIQTDPSLSYRLFRYINSAGTGLVQKVSTPKRAIDMLGLVRTKQWLRSVLLADLNPTPKAGELAYMAVHRAKFLESVCQHSVRETSEPDTLFMVGLFSLLDSMLGLPMDTIVSMLPLEEPVVQGLRGEGEIADLLRLAMSYERGEWGGIGSRLKRFGLESLQAELMYVQARSWTQKMLGYNAAEPVAA
- the murI gene encoding glutamate racemase, which translates into the protein MDTKATYPIGMFDSGVGGLTVLKALRQRMPCEDVIYLGDTARLPYGTKSPQTVTRYGVQCSAELVKRDIKLLVVACNTASAMALTAIREAYPDVPVIGVVEPGARAACAVTKNQTIAVLATESTIAGGAYQRAIHHLVPTARTMGHPCSLFVALAEEGWIDGAVPEAVAARYLDPVFNPASGSVDPVIPDTLVLGCTHFPLLAPAIRTVTPPSVTIVDSAATTAETVFDELTRLGLTRSGTGCGKTAYLTTDDVPRFARTGTRFLGTPITENEIELVDL